The proteins below are encoded in one region of Pseudomonas putida NBRC 14164:
- a CDS encoding IMPACT family protein yields the protein MPSTLLDLCEYREDIRKSRFITLAGPISSAADAMSFIERHSDLAATHNCWAWKLGGQYRSNDDGEPGGTAGRPILAAIEAQDCDQVVVLVIRWYGGIQLGTGGLARAYGGGANKCLQQAPKRLLVQRSEFTCSCSFSELALVKLRLAEVDGLVLDEQFTANGVDLLIALGDAHRAPLQQQLADLSRGRILLEAC from the coding sequence ATGCCTTCTACCCTGCTCGACCTCTGCGAATACCGCGAGGACATCCGCAAGAGCCGCTTCATCACCCTCGCCGGGCCGATCAGCAGTGCCGCCGATGCGATGAGCTTTATCGAACGCCACAGCGACCTGGCCGCCACCCACAACTGCTGGGCCTGGAAGCTCGGCGGGCAGTACCGCAGCAACGATGACGGCGAACCCGGCGGCACCGCAGGCCGGCCGATCCTGGCAGCCATCGAAGCGCAGGACTGCGACCAGGTCGTGGTGCTGGTGATCCGCTGGTACGGCGGTATCCAGCTGGGTACCGGCGGCCTGGCGAGGGCCTATGGCGGCGGCGCCAACAAGTGCCTGCAACAGGCACCCAAGCGGCTGCTGGTGCAGCGCAGCGAATTCACCTGCAGCTGCAGTTTCAGCGAACTTGCGTTGGTTAAACTGCGGCTGGCGGAGGTGGACGGCCTGGTACTGGATGAACAGTTCACCGCCAATGGCGTAGACCTGCTGATCGCGCTTGGTGATGCCCACAGGGCGCCACTGCAGCAGCAACTGGCCGACCTGAGCCGCGGGCGCATCCTGCTCGAAGCATGCTGA
- a CDS encoding TetR/AcrR family transcriptional regulator gives MTLEVPAHRLSASGKPAGRIRQKNEQAIIQAAEDEFARHGFKGTSMNTIALKAELPKANLHYYFTNKLGLYIAVLSNIIELWDSTFNALSVEDDPGEALSQYIRTKMEFSRRNPQASRIFAMEVISGGTCLTEYFSADYREWFRGRAAVFQAWIEAGKMDPVDPVHLIFLLWGSTQHYADFATQICQVTGRSRLTKQDMEDASNNLIHIILKGCGIKPAV, from the coding sequence ATGACCCTAGAAGTCCCTGCGCACCGCCTCTCCGCCTCGGGCAAGCCCGCGGGCCGCATCCGCCAGAAAAACGAACAGGCCATTATCCAGGCCGCCGAGGACGAGTTCGCTCGCCATGGGTTCAAGGGCACCAGCATGAACACCATCGCCCTGAAGGCGGAATTGCCCAAGGCCAACCTGCACTACTACTTCACCAACAAGCTGGGCCTGTACATTGCCGTGCTCAGCAACATCATCGAGTTGTGGGACAGTACCTTCAACGCCTTGAGCGTCGAGGACGACCCCGGTGAAGCGCTGAGCCAGTACATCCGCACCAAGATGGAGTTCTCGCGCCGCAACCCGCAGGCCTCGCGGATTTTCGCCATGGAAGTAATCAGCGGTGGCACCTGCCTGACCGAATATTTCAGTGCTGACTACCGCGAGTGGTTCCGCGGCCGGGCTGCCGTGTTCCAGGCCTGGATCGAAGCCGGCAAGATGGACCCGGTCGACCCGGTGCACCTGATCTTCCTGCTTTGGGGCAGCACCCAGCACTACGCCGACTTCGCTACCCAGATCTGCCAGGTTACCGGCCGCAGCCGCCTGACCAAGCAGGACATGGAAGACGCAAGCAACAACCTTATCCACATCATTCTGAAAGGCTGCGGCATCAAGCCCGCTGTGTAA
- a CDS encoding LysR family transcriptional regulator, which produces MMSRRPDPLAQVSDFDIRLLKIYRSVVECGGFSAAENVLGIGRSAISQQMNDLEQRLGLRLCQRGRAGFSLTEEGREVYHSALQLLSALESFRTEVNGLHQHLRGELNIGLTDNLVTLPHMRITHALAELKDRGPDVRIQIRMIAPSQVEHGVLDGSLHVGVVPQTSPLSGLEYQPLYSERSLLYCAVGHPLFYADDQQVDDDRLNSQEAITPTFRLPADIQAHYQALNCTASASDREGMAFLILTGRYIGYLPDHYATLWVQQGRLRALKPQQRFYDLSLSWVTRKGRRPNLVLESFLDSLAATR; this is translated from the coding sequence CTGATGAGCCGACGCCCCGATCCACTCGCCCAAGTCAGCGATTTCGACATCCGCCTGCTGAAGATCTACCGCAGCGTGGTCGAGTGCGGTGGCTTTTCGGCCGCCGAGAACGTGCTGGGCATTGGCCGCTCGGCCATCAGCCAGCAAATGAACGACCTGGAGCAACGCCTTGGCCTGCGCCTGTGCCAACGTGGCCGCGCCGGTTTCTCGCTGACCGAGGAAGGCCGCGAGGTCTACCATTCGGCACTGCAACTGCTCAGCGCCCTGGAAAGTTTCCGCACCGAGGTCAACGGCCTGCACCAGCACTTGCGTGGCGAGTTGAACATTGGCCTGACCGACAACCTGGTCACCCTGCCGCACATGCGCATCACCCATGCCCTGGCCGAACTCAAGGACCGCGGGCCCGATGTGCGTATACAGATCCGCATGATCGCCCCCAGCCAGGTCGAACACGGCGTGCTCGACGGCAGCCTGCATGTTGGTGTGGTACCTCAGACCAGCCCGCTGTCGGGCCTTGAGTACCAGCCGTTGTACAGCGAACGCTCGCTGTTGTACTGCGCGGTCGGCCACCCGCTGTTCTATGCCGATGACCAGCAGGTCGACGACGACCGCCTCAACAGCCAGGAAGCCATCACCCCCACATTCCGCCTGCCCGCCGACATCCAGGCCCATTACCAGGCGCTGAACTGCACGGCCAGTGCTTCGGACCGCGAAGGCATGGCGTTTCTCATCCTCACCGGGCGCTACATTGGCTACCTGCCCGACCACTACGCCACGTTGTGGGTGCAGCAAGGCCGCTTGCGCGCCCTCAAGCCCCAACAGCGCTTCTATGACCTGAGCCTGAGCTGGGTAACGCGTAAGGGCAGGCGGCCCAATCTGGTACTGGAAAGCTTCCTCGACAGCCTGGCTGCGACACGTTGA
- a CDS encoding aspartate aminotransferase family protein, whose protein sequence is MNMPETAPAGIASQLKLDAHWMPYTANRNFHRDPRLIVAAEGNYLVDDQGRKIFDALSGLWTCGAGHTRKEITDAVTRQLSTLDYSPAFQFGHPLSFQLAEKIADLVPGDLNHVFYTNSGSECADTALKMVRAYWRLKGQATKTKIIGRARGYHGVNIAGTSLGGVNGNRKMFGQLLDVDHLPHTVLPVNAFSKGMPEEGGIALADEMLKLIELHDASNIAAVIVEPLAGSAGVLPPPKGYLKRLREICTQHNILLIFDEVITGFGRMGAMTGAEAFGVTPDLMCIAKQVTNGAIPMGAVIASSEIYHTFMNQPTPEYAVEFPHGYTYSAHPVACAAGIAALDLLQKENLVQSAAELAPHFEKLLHGVKGTKNVVDIRNYGLAGAIQIAARDGDAIVRPYEVAMKLWKAGFYVRFGGDTLQFGPTFNTTPQELDRLFDAVGENLNLID, encoded by the coding sequence ATGAACATGCCCGAAACCGCTCCCGCCGGTATCGCCAGCCAGCTCAAGCTGGATGCCCACTGGATGCCTTACACCGCCAACCGCAACTTCCACCGCGACCCACGGTTGATCGTGGCGGCCGAAGGCAACTACCTGGTCGATGACCAGGGGCGCAAGATCTTTGATGCGCTGTCTGGCCTGTGGACCTGCGGCGCCGGGCACACCCGCAAGGAAATTACCGATGCGGTCACCCGTCAGCTGAGTACCCTGGACTATTCCCCGGCGTTCCAGTTTGGCCATCCGCTGTCGTTCCAGCTGGCGGAAAAGATTGCTGATCTGGTTCCAGGCGATCTGAACCACGTCTTTTATACCAACTCCGGTTCCGAGTGCGCCGACACCGCGCTGAAGATGGTGCGTGCCTACTGGCGCTTGAAAGGCCAGGCGACCAAGACCAAGATCATCGGCCGTGCCCGCGGCTACCATGGCGTGAACATCGCCGGTACCAGCCTGGGTGGGGTGAACGGTAACCGCAAGATGTTCGGCCAGTTGCTGGATGTCGACCACCTGCCTCACACCGTGCTGCCGGTGAACGCCTTCTCCAAGGGCATGCCGGAGGAGGGCGGTATTGCCCTGGCTGACGAAATGCTCAAGCTGATCGAGCTGCACGATGCCTCCAACATCGCTGCGGTGATCGTCGAGCCGCTGGCGGGGTCTGCCGGTGTACTGCCGCCGCCTAAGGGTTACCTGAAGCGCCTGCGTGAAATCTGCACCCAGCACAACATCCTGCTGATCTTCGACGAAGTGATCACCGGCTTTGGCCGCATGGGCGCGATGACCGGTGCTGAAGCCTTCGGCGTCACCCCGGACCTGATGTGCATCGCCAAGCAGGTAACCAACGGCGCCATCCCGATGGGCGCGGTGATTGCCAGCAGTGAGATCTACCACACCTTCATGAACCAGCCGACGCCGGAATACGCCGTGGAATTCCCGCACGGCTACACCTATTCGGCCCACCCGGTGGCCTGCGCCGCCGGTATCGCCGCGCTGGACCTGCTGCAGAAGGAAAACCTGGTGCAGTCCGCCGCCGAGCTGGCGCCGCACTTCGAGAAGCTGCTGCACGGCGTGAAGGGCACCAAGAACGTTGTCGATATCCGTAACTACGGCCTGGCCGGCGCCATCCAGATCGCCGCCCGTGACGGTGATGCCATCGTCCGCCCGTACGAAGTGGCGATGAAATTGTGGAAGGCAGGCTTCTATGTACGCTTCGGTGGCGACACCCTGCAGTTCGGCCCAACGTTCAACACCACGCCGCAGGAACTGGATCGCTTGTTCGACGCCGTCGGCGAAAACCTGAACCTGATCGACTGA